The genomic DNA ATTGCTGGCCACGGGAAGCACGGGCGAGTTACGTTGTTTTCGCCAGCCGTAGGCGTTGCCGCCGGGGTAGTAGACGAATCCGAGGTAGTAGACGAATCCGAGGTAGGCATCGACGGTCCCCGTATCGGAAGGTGTGATGAAGTTCGCCTCTCCGAAAAGTGCGATATGACTATTGAGCGGGACGTGAAAGTCGGCTCCGTAAATCAGTACATTCGGTGTGCGACTCTGGTCTCCCAAAGCGAAATTGTTCTGAGCATGACTTTCCGCCATTCCCAGCCAGATCGAAGTTTCCGACTGATTATCCCACGTCTGACGATAAAACAGACTCCCCTGAGCAATCGATTCCAGTTCGACCGGGATCGCTCCCCAGGTTTCAGTCGCATTTGTCAGTGGCAATATTCCGTAGAAGCCGACTTCGCGATCGGGAGCCATCCGATAGCTCACGCGACCGCGAGTCTGACTGAGAGAAAACTGATCGTAATCATCTTCCGCCAGATAATCGTAGACTGCTCCCCACGTCCAGCCGGTTTCCGACTTCTGAAATAGACCGAATGTTGTGAACGACTGTGTACGGGCACTGGCTCCCTGAACACGGGATGTCACACGAACGGCATGATCGCCTCTGCAATAATC from Rubinisphaera italica includes the following:
- a CDS encoding DUF6666 family protein produces the protein MTSRVQGASARTQSFTTFGLFQKSETGWTWGAVYDYLAEDDYDQFSLSQTRGRVSYRMAPDREVGFYGILPLTNATETWGAIPVELESIAQGSLFYRQTWDNQSETSIWLGMAESHAQNNFALGDQSRTPNVLIYGADFHVPLNSHIALFGEANFITPSDTGTVDAYLGFVYYLGFVYYPGGNAYGWRKQRNSPVLPVASNTSFSVDLRR